Genomic window (Alligator mississippiensis isolate rAllMis1 chromosome 7, rAllMis1, whole genome shotgun sequence):
AAGGTATCTGAGCAAACCAGCTTCATTACAGCAAGGACTTCACAAGTGAAATGGTCTATTTCATTCTTCCCACAGAACCGTAATGGCATGAAGAAAAATGGGATGACCGTGAGCAGGAAGGCAATTGCCCATGACCCCAAAGTCATGTGAATGCAGCATGTCTTACTCATGATGAGTGTATAACGCAGTGGGCTGGAGATGGCAACATagcggtcataagccatgactgcGAGCAGAAGGCATTCAGTAGATCCAAAGAAGAGTGTGCTTAACATCTGGCAGGAACACCGGGCATAGGAAATGATGGGTCTCTTAACTAAGAAGTTTACTACTGCTTGTGGGACAGTGCTTGTTGAATAGCAGATGTCAAGGAGGGACAAAttactgaggaagaagtacatggggatGTGAAGGCGTGGATCACAAAAGGTTAGGAGGAAGATTAGGCCATTTCCGAACAAGGTTATCAAATAGACCACAAGGAAGAATCCAGTTAATACCATCCTTGTTGTGGGGTGATTGGAGAAGCCAATGAAGATGAATTCAGCCACCATGGTGTCATTCTCTTCTCCCATGTCCTGGTCTAAGTATTATTTGCAAAAAGcaaaagaatgggaaaaaaagactttGCATAAAGTCAAGGATAACATTTATACACTAGGTATCATGACTAGAACCATTGTTTCATATACAAAGATGGATAGATATTTGTAAAATGGAGAGACATAGGTAGATATGAAAATGGAAACCAGGATAACTGGAAAAACGTCTAAAATTGTTCTGTACAGAACTTTTTAATTGAATC
Coding sequences:
- the LOC132251648 gene encoding olfactory receptor 13H1-like, which produces MGEENDTMVAEFIFIGFSNHPTTRMVLTGFFLVVYLITLFGNGLIFLLTFCDPRLHIPMYFFLSNLSLLDICYSTSTVPQAVVNFLVKRPIISYARCSCQMLSTLFFGSTECLLLAVMAYDRYVAISSPLRYTLIMSKTCCIHMTLGSWAIAFLLTVIPFFFMPLRFCGKNEIDHFTCEVLAVMKLVCSDTFKNQIFMFASASFTLLAPFFFIIFSYMRIITTILWIHSVGGRSKAFSTCSSHLTVVIIFYGTAIFMYLKPQSKSSQEQDKIISVFYGIVTPMLNPLIYTLRNQEVKGALRRVLHRKGEP